One part of the Paenibacillus silvisoli genome encodes these proteins:
- a CDS encoding histidine kinase N-terminal 7TM domain-containing diguanylate cyclase, giving the protein MLLGTPYSAILTMIVTAGVINIIMGIYVLTNRSNQSMSRMFVAHCFLSAIYIFGSALELSADSLGEVKLWIKAQYLGMPFLPPINLLLVMYFLGMDRFLKSFLRVGLFALPAVTMVLVMSNEAHHLYYRDIVVNTGAAFLKVDLIAGPWYIIAGAYTFGCMIGGVVLLLLYWGRMKASYRIQHITMLTGLVLPLIGDFLYLGNLTPDGIDPIPVIMALTSAMYMWALASRGLMNVAPIARDNLFESMSDGVLVLDMNNRLVDFNPAAAAVMPELTSFAFGRSIEPLWRLHSDGGLMDSADMKETLWRIGEQTYYYDIRFSVVRKKGGQETGKLIVLIDVSEWVRLQQRLHELAFRDGLTGIWNRTHFMQLSEQLLLASAAEQDGEQPFALLLFDIDHFKRINDTHGHDIGDRALIHVVGVCQATLRDEDVFARYGGEEFVIAMPGLPPAGVEAAAERLRQEIASRPMALPSGERLAITASFGIAAASDGIGLKQLLKAADTALYEAKHAGRNTVRTAAAAGTAALVGGRV; this is encoded by the coding sequence ATGCTTCTGGGAACGCCATATTCCGCCATCCTCACGATGATCGTGACGGCTGGCGTTATCAATATCATTATGGGCATTTACGTGCTGACCAACCGCTCCAATCAGTCGATGTCGAGGATGTTCGTCGCGCACTGTTTTTTATCGGCCATCTACATATTCGGCTCCGCACTGGAGCTGTCCGCCGATTCGCTCGGCGAGGTAAAGCTCTGGATCAAGGCGCAGTATTTAGGCATGCCGTTTCTTCCGCCGATTAACTTGCTGCTCGTGATGTATTTTCTCGGGATGGACCGGTTTTTAAAATCGTTCTTGCGGGTTGGCCTATTCGCTTTGCCCGCTGTTACGATGGTGCTGGTCATGTCGAATGAGGCGCACCATCTGTACTACCGCGACATTGTGGTGAATACGGGTGCTGCTTTCTTGAAAGTCGATCTGATCGCAGGCCCTTGGTATATTATCGCTGGTGCGTATACATTCGGCTGCATGATTGGCGGCGTCGTGCTGCTGCTGCTGTACTGGGGACGCATGAAGGCGTCTTACCGGATCCAGCATATTACGATGCTGACCGGTCTGGTGCTGCCGCTGATCGGCGATTTTCTGTATCTCGGCAATTTGACGCCGGACGGCATTGATCCGATCCCGGTCATTATGGCGCTCACGTCCGCCATGTATATGTGGGCGCTTGCTTCAAGGGGCTTGATGAACGTCGCGCCGATCGCCCGGGACAACCTGTTCGAGAGCATGAGCGACGGCGTATTGGTGCTCGATATGAACAATCGGCTGGTCGATTTCAACCCGGCCGCCGCTGCCGTTATGCCGGAGTTGACCTCCTTTGCGTTCGGCAGGTCGATCGAGCCGTTATGGCGTCTGCACTCGGACGGTGGCTTGATGGACTCGGCCGATATGAAGGAAACGCTGTGGCGGATCGGCGAGCAGACCTACTATTACGATATTCGCTTCTCTGTGGTTAGGAAAAAGGGCGGTCAGGAAACCGGCAAGCTGATCGTGCTTATCGACGTGTCGGAGTGGGTGCGGCTGCAGCAGCGGCTGCATGAGCTTGCCTTCCGCGACGGCCTGACTGGCATCTGGAACCGGACGCATTTTATGCAGCTCAGCGAGCAGCTGCTGTTGGCTTCGGCGGCCGAGCAGGATGGAGAGCAGCCGTTCGCTCTGCTGCTGTTCGATATCGACCATTTCAAACGTATTAACGATACGCACGGTCATGATATCGGCGACCGCGCGCTGATCCATGTCGTCGGCGTTTGCCAGGCCACGCTGCGTGACGAGGACGTGTTCGCCCGTTATGGCGGCGAAGAGTTCGTCATCGCCATGCCTGGGCTGCCGCCCGCCGGCGTTGAAGCGGCTGCGGAACGGCTGCGGCAGGAAATCGCGAGCCGGCCGATGGCGCTGCCTTCGGGCGAGCGGCTAGCGATTACGGCGAGCTTCGGCATTGCCGCCGCGTCGGACGGGATCGGCTTGAAGCAGCTGCTGAAGGCTGCTGACACGGCTCTTTATGAGGCCAAGCATGCGGGCCGGAATACGGTTCGCACGGCGGCGGCCGCGGGTACGGCCGCGTTGGTTGGCGGCCGGGTGTAG
- a CDS encoding GNAT family N-acetyltransferase: MGKITLEEIEDGNIEPCRSLCNELMAFQKSKAVIAPEVFDSMNFDNRMKRSFEHAAESQVVVVKDDGVPVGYVFSTIDSTANRSTAIPDWAPVQDPATVKGLYPDWDELPAKVGCLNNLYLRDGYRDKGLGSRLFNLSMDWLESFPDVDLIFIYVSNGNEDALQFYLTRGFAFSHDVFGGFIKALYRYKSAATPASS, encoded by the coding sequence ATGGGCAAAATAACGTTGGAAGAAATCGAAGACGGCAACATCGAGCCTTGCCGATCATTATGTAACGAGCTGATGGCCTTCCAGAAATCGAAGGCGGTCATCGCGCCCGAAGTATTCGATTCGATGAACTTCGATAACCGCATGAAGCGCAGCTTCGAGCACGCGGCTGAAAGCCAGGTCGTTGTGGTCAAAGACGACGGCGTTCCTGTCGGCTACGTATTTTCCACGATCGACAGCACGGCGAACCGTTCGACCGCCATCCCGGACTGGGCTCCCGTTCAAGATCCGGCAACCGTTAAAGGCCTCTATCCGGATTGGGACGAGCTACCTGCCAAAGTCGGCTGCTTGAACAACCTCTATCTCCGTGACGGCTACCGCGACAAGGGACTTGGCTCCAGGCTGTTCAACCTTTCGATGGACTGGCTCGAAAGCTTCCCGGATGTGGATCTAATCTTCATTTATGTATCGAACGGCAACGAAGACGCGCTTCAATTCTACCTCACCCGCGGCTTCGCCTTCAGCCACGACGTCTTCGGCGGCTTTATCAAAGCGCTGTACAGGTACAAATCGGCGGCAACGCCCGCATCATCGTAA
- a CDS encoding endonuclease/exonuclease/phosphatase family protein — protein sequence MDQQETVKIMTFNTWLGGEAVRDGINKIARAVELSGADIVGFQETPEPGRAVAEKLGWHYFQNKNGEANCSVISRFPIVEASYIDGMSAIMAHIQLPSGQVILVAVTHLYYDPYGPYWAMFDKRSVNDIVAMEHDARGGEMKRVLQELAPHLASGIPLFLMGDFNAPSHLDWGSDMEAQREGYAVRWPVSAMAEEAGLLDSYRAVHPDPVAMPGITWSPVHTPEHPWGDNPYEPQDRIDFIYYHGAGVRAVSSEVFVVGEPKGFGSHEDNEWPSDHAAVISSFDIA from the coding sequence ATGGATCAGCAGGAAACGGTTAAAATCATGACATTCAACACGTGGCTCGGCGGAGAGGCCGTACGGGACGGCATTAATAAGATCGCGCGAGCCGTTGAGCTGTCCGGCGCGGATATCGTCGGGTTTCAGGAAACGCCGGAGCCGGGCAGAGCGGTTGCGGAGAAGCTGGGTTGGCATTATTTTCAGAACAAAAACGGGGAAGCCAATTGCAGCGTTATCAGTAGGTTTCCAATTGTTGAGGCATCCTATATCGATGGCATGAGTGCGATTATGGCGCATATTCAGCTGCCGTCCGGTCAGGTCATTCTCGTCGCCGTCACTCATTTGTACTATGACCCGTATGGCCCCTACTGGGCGATGTTCGATAAACGATCCGTGAATGATATCGTTGCGATGGAACACGACGCGCGCGGCGGCGAAATGAAGCGTGTGCTGCAAGAGCTGGCGCCGCATCTGGCATCGGGCATTCCGCTCTTCCTGATGGGCGATTTCAATGCGCCGTCCCACCTCGATTGGGGCAGCGATATGGAGGCTCAGCGCGAAGGATATGCAGTTAGATGGCCTGTGAGCGCCATGGCCGAGGAAGCTGGGCTGCTGGATTCGTACCGGGCGGTTCACCCGGATCCGGTTGCGATGCCGGGCATCACGTGGTCGCCGGTCCATACGCCGGAGCATCCATGGGGCGATAATCCATACGAGCCGCAGGACCGCATCGATTTCATCTATTATCATGGAGCGGGCGTTCGGGCCGTGAGCTCCGAGGTGTTCGTGGTGGGCGAGCCGAAGGGCTTCGGCAGCCATGAGGACAATGAGTGGCCGTCCGACCACGCGGCGGTTATCTCGAGCTTTGACATTGCGTAA
- a CDS encoding DeoR/GlpR family DNA-binding transcription regulator produces MSLIGEERKRKILDLLETDGNVSSAELVRLFDVSKETVRRYLDELESQGKAKKVYGGAVKPSARYEEPPYLERMTLQREEKQQIGRLAADLVRDGDVVFLDEGSTPLSLISHLTQSGLTVLTHSFPAASILMEQRNQGRFDGRVLFLGGEISPLHARCSGTMTEEALSRYYIDKAFVSVDGLHPEAGLTSLDDGKSSVSRKAIAQAGSAIVMADATKLGHRFPYKIGGLADVTHIVCDRPPMTEWERPLSDLALSWIAPLSRH; encoded by the coding sequence ATGTCGCTGATCGGCGAGGAACGGAAACGGAAAATACTTGATCTGCTTGAAACGGACGGCAATGTTTCATCCGCCGAGCTGGTTCGGCTCTTCGACGTCTCGAAGGAGACGGTGCGCAGATACTTGGACGAGCTGGAGAGCCAGGGCAAGGCGAAAAAAGTATACGGCGGCGCCGTAAAGCCCTCCGCCAGATACGAGGAGCCGCCCTATCTGGAGCGGATGACGCTGCAGCGCGAGGAGAAACAGCAAATCGGCCGACTGGCGGCCGATCTTGTTCGCGACGGAGACGTCGTTTTTCTCGACGAAGGATCAACGCCGCTCTCGCTCATATCTCATTTAACGCAAAGCGGCTTAACGGTGCTGACCCATTCCTTTCCCGCGGCCTCGATACTGATGGAGCAGCGCAATCAAGGCCGCTTCGACGGCCGGGTGTTGTTTCTCGGCGGGGAGATAAGCCCGCTGCATGCGCGCTGCTCGGGCACAATGACCGAGGAAGCGCTAAGCCGCTATTACATCGATAAAGCTTTCGTCTCCGTCGATGGGCTCCATCCCGAAGCCGGGCTCACCAGCCTGGACGACGGTAAGTCGAGCGTATCGCGCAAGGCGATTGCCCAAGCCGGGTCGGCCATCGTTATGGCCGACGCAACCAAGCTCGGGCATCGGTTTCCCTACAAGATTGGCGGGTTGGCAGACGTGACGCATATCGTATGCGATCGACCGCCCATGACGGAGTGGGAGCGGCCGCTCTCCGACCTTGCTCTCAGCTGGATAGCCCCGCTATCTCGACACTAA
- a CDS encoding DMT family transporter, whose amino-acid sequence MWNLFAKRSLNKAAFLWLILLPSEIVLLPLVVSRLLSDKLPWEGYALIVLSMSLQGCYAFMLTKAYEAGDLSQMYPVMRGTATLLVPVIGVAFLGESLSVWGWLGIACMIVCFFKISDWSLRREAPSVTGSTGPRPILIAFGVGLCITGYVFVDKMTLAYLPPPELLGVGNLGFMLALTPTVLRSRSWKAELGTNWRVVLLGSVLSPGSYLLFLFAMQLAPMAHISPIREIGTVFATLLGILVLKEQQGMKRIASSATIAAAIVVISVLG is encoded by the coding sequence GTGTGGAATTTGTTCGCCAAGCGCAGTCTGAATAAAGCGGCGTTTCTGTGGCTGATTCTTCTTCCGTCCGAGATCGTGCTGCTGCCTCTGGTCGTCAGCCGCCTTTTGAGCGACAAGCTCCCTTGGGAAGGGTACGCGCTTATTGTTCTGTCGATGTCTCTTCAGGGATGTTATGCATTCATGCTGACGAAGGCGTACGAAGCCGGGGATTTGTCGCAAATGTACCCGGTCATGAGGGGGACGGCTACGCTGCTCGTTCCGGTCATTGGCGTCGCCTTTCTGGGTGAGTCTCTGTCGGTTTGGGGGTGGCTCGGCATTGCGTGCATGATCGTCTGCTTCTTCAAAATCAGCGATTGGTCGTTAAGGAGAGAAGCGCCGTCCGTGACCGGCTCGACCGGTCCGAGGCCGATTCTAATCGCATTCGGTGTTGGCTTATGCATAACCGGGTATGTATTCGTGGATAAAATGACGTTAGCCTATTTACCGCCGCCGGAGCTGCTTGGAGTAGGCAATCTCGGGTTTATGCTGGCGTTAACGCCGACTGTACTGCGCTCCCGCAGTTGGAAGGCGGAGCTCGGCACCAATTGGCGGGTCGTGCTGCTCGGTTCCGTGTTGTCGCCTGGCTCCTATCTACTGTTCCTTTTCGCTATGCAGCTTGCTCCGATGGCTCACATCTCGCCGATTCGCGAAATCGGGACGGTGTTCGCGACTTTGCTCGGCATTCTTGTGCTGAAGGAGCAGCAGGGGATGAAGCGGATTGCCTCATCGGCTACGATCGCCGCCGCGATCGTGGTGATCAGCGTGTTGGGTTAG
- a CDS encoding alkaline phosphatase family protein, whose protein sequence is MAAIQRVIIIGWDGAGNFVQAAHTPYLDRIIARGAIAYDAQTASPTISAECWGAMMHGVNPEKHGLTNSKAEKQQFPIDSPYPSIFRIVREADRAAKLASFSAWEPINYGIIESDLEVHNISLPDRDVALAAADYITNNPDVRLLFVHLDLPDMAGHKHGYNTPEQLRAIEETDANTGIILDGLERAGLMDESLIIIVSDHGGGGEIDTDHGSDHPLDKTIFWACAGPGIEPGTILSTNLTITDTAAVVAHALGLEAPITWEAKLPERLFGQRTSK, encoded by the coding sequence ATGGCAGCGATTCAACGCGTAATTATTATTGGATGGGATGGAGCAGGAAATTTCGTGCAAGCTGCGCATACGCCGTACTTGGATCGGATCATTGCGCGAGGGGCGATTGCGTACGATGCGCAGACGGCGTCGCCGACGATCAGCGCGGAATGCTGGGGAGCGATGATGCACGGCGTCAATCCCGAGAAGCATGGGCTGACGAATTCGAAGGCGGAGAAACAGCAGTTCCCCATTGATTCGCCTTATCCTTCAATTTTCCGCATCGTCCGTGAAGCCGACCGGGCGGCCAAGCTGGCTTCGTTCAGCGCATGGGAACCGATCAACTACGGCATCATTGAATCCGACCTCGAGGTTCATAATATATCGCTGCCCGACCGCGATGTCGCGCTCGCCGCAGCGGACTATATCACAAACAACCCCGATGTCAGACTGTTGTTCGTGCATCTCGATCTGCCCGATATGGCGGGCCACAAGCATGGCTACAATACGCCGGAGCAGCTCCGCGCCATTGAAGAGACAGATGCGAATACCGGCATCATCTTGGATGGACTCGAGCGGGCGGGACTGATGGACGAGAGCCTGATCATCATCGTGTCCGACCACGGAGGCGGCGGCGAGATCGATACAGACCACGGCAGCGACCACCCGCTCGACAAAACGATTTTCTGGGCGTGCGCGGGGCCGGGCATCGAGCCAGGAACGATCCTGTCTACAAACCTGACGATTACGGATACCGCTGCCGTAGTCGCCCATGCGCTCGGGCTTGAAGCGCCGATTACGTGGGAAGCCAAGCTGCCTGAACGGTTGTTCGGACAGCGCACCTCCAAGTGA
- a CDS encoding sporulation protein, with translation MSMFKRMLASVGIGAAQVDLMLHEDVVHAGDTISGVVRIQGGRVDQQVDDVYAYVMTRYVKEQNDSKIEQEATVAKFPLAGKFTVKAEQVYEFPVSFQLPSNTPVSMGRTPVWIQTGLDIKEAMDPKDRDHLQVRPHPHAEAVLEAVEQLGFRLREVSCDYAPHFGRLTGLPFVQEFEFVPTTQFRGQLDELEIIFSPSESGVEMLLQIDRKARGLAGLFAEAFDSDESFVRLRLDRSQLAAGTGYIADQLADTIRRYAH, from the coding sequence ATGTCCATGTTCAAACGAATGCTCGCGAGCGTCGGTATCGGCGCGGCTCAAGTCGATCTTATGCTTCATGAGGATGTAGTTCACGCAGGGGATACGATAAGCGGGGTTGTTCGGATTCAAGGCGGCCGCGTCGACCAGCAGGTCGATGACGTCTACGCCTACGTTATGACGCGTTACGTGAAAGAACAGAATGATTCGAAGATTGAACAAGAAGCGACCGTCGCGAAATTCCCGTTAGCCGGGAAATTCACGGTGAAGGCGGAGCAAGTCTACGAATTCCCGGTATCCTTCCAGCTTCCGTCCAATACGCCGGTATCGATGGGCCGCACGCCGGTCTGGATTCAAACCGGCTTGGATATTAAAGAAGCGATGGACCCTAAGGACCGCGACCATCTGCAGGTGCGGCCGCATCCGCACGCGGAGGCCGTACTGGAAGCGGTGGAGCAGCTTGGCTTCCGGCTTCGTGAAGTATCCTGCGATTATGCGCCGCATTTCGGCCGCCTGACAGGCCTGCCGTTCGTGCAAGAGTTCGAATTCGTGCCGACCACCCAGTTCCGGGGCCAGCTGGATGAGCTGGAGATCATCTTCAGCCCAAGCGAGAGCGGCGTCGAAATGCTGCTGCAAATCGACCGCAAAGCCCGCGGCTTGGCCGGCCTATTCGCCGAAGCGTTCGATAGCGATGAGAGCTTCGTCCGCCTACGCCTCGACCGCAGCCAGCTCGCTGCAGGCACCGGCTATATCGCCGATCAGCTGGCGGATACGATCCGCAGATACGCCCACTAA
- a CDS encoding ParM/StbA family protein — translation MNYHFFVGNDNGNSEHDLVIDGKLVQQPNVNCRVDELPWREEQVPESFIKSLQDQLVVTIDSPSARPGMYYVGKFALESGEIIDNIQIGIDSKSDMDLPVVNTLAQIAAAAVQKAYEEEKLVPAQLDIEVDMATALPVTQHTDETSARFERRFTNGKHHVTVHLGTHRVAVNIVFPFVKVVPEATPVIFTLQKDGAGNWREGEIFDEFTASYGIEKKFNGSFFKDKRILHVDIGDGSTEYPITEGNRFLRQFVHGSHHGAGYAIEEALQEFNRLIHLPDSPRQFFSDVLKNPKHKYHARALKTLRRPLESQVKQIVQHVKKQLTKARNEIDLICVYGGGSILMRTILYPYLKELCDEREIKLLYIPADHAVELNAMGLDAFVRGKIYDALKNKAEQEQPA, via the coding sequence ATGAACTATCATTTCTTTGTAGGCAACGATAACGGGAACAGCGAGCATGATTTGGTGATCGACGGCAAATTGGTTCAGCAGCCGAACGTAAATTGCCGCGTGGACGAGCTTCCGTGGCGGGAGGAGCAGGTGCCGGAGAGCTTTATCAAAAGCTTGCAGGACCAGCTCGTCGTGACGATCGATTCGCCTTCCGCACGGCCCGGGATGTACTATGTCGGAAAGTTTGCGCTGGAGAGCGGCGAGATTATCGATAACATTCAGATCGGCATCGACTCCAAGAGCGACATGGACCTGCCGGTCGTCAATACGCTGGCGCAAATTGCGGCGGCAGCGGTCCAGAAGGCCTATGAGGAGGAGAAGCTGGTCCCGGCTCAGCTCGACATCGAGGTCGACATGGCGACGGCGCTGCCGGTTACGCAGCATACGGACGAAACGTCCGCCAGGTTCGAGAGGCGGTTTACGAACGGCAAGCATCATGTGACCGTCCACCTCGGCACGCACCGCGTGGCGGTCAACATCGTGTTCCCGTTCGTCAAGGTCGTGCCCGAAGCGACGCCGGTTATTTTTACGCTGCAGAAGGATGGGGCGGGCAATTGGCGCGAAGGGGAGATTTTTGACGAATTCACGGCCTCTTACGGCATCGAAAAGAAGTTCAACGGCAGCTTCTTTAAGGACAAGCGTATTCTGCATGTCGATATCGGCGACGGCTCGACGGAGTATCCGATTACGGAGGGCAACCGCTTCCTGCGGCAGTTCGTGCATGGCAGCCACCATGGAGCGGGCTATGCGATCGAAGAGGCGCTGCAGGAGTTTAATCGGCTGATCCATCTGCCGGACAGCCCGCGTCAGTTTTTCAGCGACGTGCTGAAAAATCCGAAGCATAAGTATCATGCGCGAGCGCTCAAGACGCTGCGGCGGCCGCTCGAAAGCCAGGTCAAGCAGATCGTGCAGCACGTCAAGAAGCAGCTGACCAAGGCGCGCAACGAGATCGACCTGATCTGCGTGTATGGCGGCGGCAGCATCCTGATGCGGACGATTCTGTACCCGTATCTGAAGGAGCTGTGCGACGAACGGGAAATCAAGCTGCTCTACATTCCGGCCGATCATGCCGTGGAGCTCAACGCGATGGGACTTGACGCCTTCGTACGCGGCAAAATCTACGATGCGCTGAAAAATAAAGCGGAGCAGGAGCAGCCCGCTTAA
- a CDS encoding DUF1801 domain-containing protein, which produces MYEVKTKETDNSVLEFIENVEHPQRREDAYRLLDLFTETTGYPAKMWGPSIIGFGSYHYKYASGHEGDMPLAAFSPRKAQISLYFDPDDPERNELLGQLGKHTTGKSCVYIKKVADVDTDVVQTLIRRTVQHMKEKYPST; this is translated from the coding sequence ATCTACGAGGTCAAAACGAAAGAAACCGACAACAGCGTCCTGGAGTTTATCGAGAACGTGGAGCATCCGCAGAGGCGGGAGGATGCCTACAGGCTGCTGGATTTGTTCACGGAAACGACCGGCTATCCGGCGAAAATGTGGGGGCCAAGCATCATCGGCTTCGGCTCGTACCATTACAAGTATGCCTCCGGCCATGAAGGGGATATGCCGCTCGCCGCCTTCTCGCCGCGGAAGGCGCAGATCAGCCTCTATTTCGACCCTGACGATCCGGAGCGGAACGAGCTGCTCGGTCAGCTCGGGAAGCACACCACGGGCAAATCCTGCGTCTATATCAAGAAGGTCGCGGATGTCGACACGGACGTGGTGCAGACGTTAATACGACGTACGGTTCAGCATATGAAAGAGAAGTACCCATCTACATAA
- a CDS encoding YheC/YheD family protein produces MPSRRRGISITVKSKWKKTKWLLSDRVLRNYVPETMVFTRRSLKRMTGRYKMLYFKPTTGTGGNGIARIERNSSGGFQVKKDGKTVRAASARALFGRLKGIARSRSYLLQKGIYLKACRGRPFDLRMTMQKTAKGRWVPTLLFVKLGKPGKVVTNYHQGGRLAHIDGTLRRAGYTKAQTNDYKRLARMLGKRTARCFDRRSSRFYELGLDVALDRDGKLWILEVNTRPSFSALKSFKNKKFYRTAVRYGKQYGRTR; encoded by the coding sequence ATGCCAAGCAGGCGCAGGGGCATAAGCATAACGGTCAAGAGTAAATGGAAAAAGACGAAATGGCTGCTGTCGGACCGCGTATTACGCAACTATGTACCTGAAACGATGGTATTTACCCGCCGGTCGCTCAAGCGGATGACCGGTCGCTATAAGATGCTCTACTTCAAGCCGACGACCGGCACCGGCGGCAATGGAATTGCGCGCATCGAACGGAATTCGTCCGGCGGTTTTCAGGTTAAGAAGGATGGAAAAACGGTTCGGGCGGCCTCTGCGCGCGCGCTGTTCGGCCGGTTGAAGGGCATTGCCCGCAGCCGCAGCTACCTGCTTCAGAAGGGCATTTACTTAAAAGCTTGCCGCGGCCGCCCCTTCGACCTGCGGATGACGATGCAGAAGACGGCCAAAGGCAGATGGGTGCCGACTCTCTTGTTCGTCAAGCTCGGCAAGCCCGGCAAGGTGGTCACCAATTACCACCAGGGCGGCAGACTTGCGCATATCGATGGAACGCTGCGGCGCGCCGGCTATACGAAGGCGCAGACGAACGATTATAAGCGGCTGGCGAGGATGCTAGGCAAACGAACCGCGCGCTGCTTCGATCGCCGCAGCAGCAGGTTTTATGAGCTCGGGCTCGACGTTGCGCTTGACCGCGACGGGAAGCTGTGGATTTTAGAGGTGAATACCCGGCCGAGCTTCTCCGCGCTGAAGTCGTTCAAGAATAAGAAATTTTATCGGACCGCCGTCCGGTATGGCAAACAGTACGGAAGAACCAGATAA
- a CDS encoding malate:quinone oxidoreductase, with protein MSNKQNETDVILIGAGIMSATLGSLLKEVAPEWKITVIERLGSAGEESSNEWNNAGTGHASLCELNYTTEKPDGSVDISKAIKVNEEFQVSKQFWSYLVDNNMIRNPRDFIMPLPHMSLIQGEKNVEFLKRRYETMTSNPLFEGMEFSDDPAQLKKWIPLIMKDRDVSEPIAATRIETGTDVNFGALTRILFEHLKKNGVDIKFKQNVDNIKRTRDGLWELKVRNVENGTVERHAAKFVFIGSGGGSLHLLQKSGIPEGKGIGGFPVSGIFMVCQKPEVVSQHFAKVYGKAPVGAPPMSVPHLDTRFIDNKQMLFFGPFAGFSPKFLKNGSMFDLISSVKPGNLGTMLASGMNNVSLTRYLIKEVMQSKEQRMAALREFVPNAKSEDWDLVVAGQRVQVIKDTPNGRGTLQFGTEVVSAADGSIAALLGASPGASTAVSVMLELIQKCFPQQLKAWETKIKEMIPSYGEQLLKKPELIREIHETTARALGLNKEQELQTV; from the coding sequence ATGAGTAACAAACAAAATGAAACAGATGTTATTTTAATCGGTGCCGGCATCATGAGCGCGACGCTCGGCTCGCTATTGAAGGAAGTCGCGCCTGAGTGGAAAATCACGGTCATTGAGCGGCTGGGCAGCGCGGGCGAAGAAAGCTCGAACGAATGGAACAATGCGGGCACGGGGCATGCTTCCTTGTGCGAGCTGAACTATACGACGGAGAAGCCGGACGGATCGGTCGATATCAGCAAAGCGATCAAGGTCAACGAAGAGTTCCAAGTATCCAAGCAGTTCTGGTCCTACCTGGTCGACAACAACATGATCCGCAATCCGCGCGACTTCATCATGCCTCTTCCTCATATGAGCTTGATTCAAGGGGAGAAGAACGTCGAGTTTCTAAAGAGACGGTACGAAACGATGACCAGCAATCCGCTGTTCGAAGGCATGGAGTTCTCCGACGATCCGGCGCAACTGAAGAAATGGATCCCGCTGATCATGAAGGATCGCGATGTAAGCGAGCCGATTGCCGCAACGCGTATCGAAACCGGTACGGACGTCAATTTCGGCGCATTGACGCGCATTCTGTTCGAGCACTTGAAGAAGAACGGCGTCGACATTAAATTCAAGCAAAATGTAGATAATATTAAACGCACCCGCGACGGCTTGTGGGAACTGAAAGTGCGCAATGTCGAGAACGGCACGGTCGAACGCCATGCGGCCAAGTTTGTCTTCATCGGAAGCGGCGGCGGCAGCTTGCATCTGCTGCAGAAATCCGGCATTCCGGAAGGCAAAGGCATTGGCGGCTTCCCGGTAAGCGGTATTTTCATGGTGTGTCAGAAGCCGGAGGTCGTATCGCAGCATTTCGCGAAGGTGTACGGCAAAGCGCCGGTCGGCGCGCCGCCGATGTCGGTTCCGCATCTGGATACGCGCTTCATCGACAATAAACAAATGCTGTTCTTCGGACCGTTTGCCGGCTTCTCGCCGAAATTCCTGAAGAACGGCTCCATGTTCGATCTCATTTCGTCCGTCAAACCGGGCAATCTGGGCACGATGCTGGCGTCCGGCATGAACAACGTCTCGTTGACCAGATACTTGATCAAGGAAGTTATGCAGTCGAAGGAACAGCGTATGGCCGCCTTGCGCGAATTCGTGCCGAACGCGAAGAGCGAAGATTGGGATCTCGTCGTGGCCGGTCAGCGCGTACAGGTCATCAAGGATACGCCGAACGGAAGAGGCACGCTGCAATTCGGTACGGAAGTCGTCAGTGCCGCTGATGGCTCGATCGCCGCTTTGCTTGGCGCTTCCCCAGGCGCCTCGACCGCGGTTTCCGTCATGCTCGAGCTGATCCAGAAGTGCTTCCCGCAGCAATTGAAGGCATGGGAGACGAAGATCAAGGAAATGATTCCTTCTTACGGCGAACAGCTGCTGAAGAAGCCGGAGCTGATCAGGGAAATTCACGAGACGACCGCGCGGGCGCTTGGTCTGAACAAAGAACAAGAGCTTCAAACGGTGTAA